From the Candidatus Zixiibacteriota bacterium genome, one window contains:
- a CDS encoding exopolyphosphatase yields the protein MTTSKRKRSSNGGTHAPPGIKFAAVDVGSNGVRLMLARVIGNNGAPVVKKESLIRIPIRLGEDVFSGRPISKQTIRTLSETMRGFQHLITAYEPVDVAACATSAMREARNGPDLVEAIRAESGIDLEIIDGAREAELIAANVYGSSADLDRPLLHLDIGGGSIELTLFDGGERADSRSFRIGTVRLLKNQVADEEWGALKDWLRHLARTHERIIALGSGGSLNKLFRMSRVKEGRPVTYKQLKELARVIASYSYEERILQLSMRPDRADVIVHAGDIVLSVMKWARISKMLVPQVGLADGLIRQLYARHTAATSDAPARA from the coding sequence ATGACTACCTCAAAACGCAAGCGGTCGAGTAACGGCGGGACGCACGCGCCGCCCGGAATCAAGTTTGCGGCCGTCGATGTCGGCTCCAACGGCGTCCGGCTGATGCTCGCGCGCGTCATCGGCAACAACGGCGCGCCCGTGGTGAAGAAAGAGTCGTTAATCCGTATCCCGATCCGCCTCGGTGAGGATGTCTTTTCCGGCCGGCCGATCTCGAAGCAGACGATCCGCACCCTGTCGGAAACCATGCGGGGTTTTCAGCACTTGATCACGGCCTATGAGCCCGTCGATGTCGCCGCCTGCGCCACGTCGGCGATGCGCGAGGCCAGAAACGGCCCCGACCTCGTCGAGGCGATTCGCGCAGAGAGCGGAATCGATCTGGAGATCATCGACGGCGCCCGCGAAGCCGAGTTGATCGCCGCGAATGTCTATGGGAGCAGCGCCGACCTCGATCGTCCGCTCTTGCACCTGGACATCGGGGGCGGCAGCATCGAACTGACGCTCTTTGATGGCGGCGAACGCGCCGACAGCCGCTCGTTTCGGATCGGCACCGTGCGCCTGCTCAAAAATCAGGTGGCCGATGAGGAGTGGGGCGCCTTGAAGGACTGGCTGCGGCACCTGGCGCGCACGCACGAGCGCATCATCGCTCTGGGCAGCGGCGGCAGCCTCAACAAGCTGTTCCGCATGTCGCGGGTCAAAGAGGGACGCCCGGTGACCTACAAGCAGTTGAAGGAACTGGCGCGCGTCATTGCCTCGTATTCGTACGAGGAACGCATTCTGCAACTGAGCATGCGGCCCGATCGCGCCGATGTGATCGTGCATGCCGGCGATATCGTGCTGTCGGTCATGAAATGGGCGCGCATCTCCAAGATGCTCGTGCCCCAGGTCGGATTGGCGGATGGCCTCATTCGTCAGTTGTACGCGCGCCATACCGCCGCGACCAGCGACGCCCCGGCACGAGCGTGA
- a CDS encoding CHAD domain-containing protein — MELLTTPRTTIAVFIGELSETIRQLARSARRDGAADDFHRLRVAIKRLRALAAHARDTGNTNQTDPPRRLLRRLFRAAGRVRNCHVRKQRIIRHWELSPDSLSEYFNDLTAHEAVARHHYDRVARAHEARMFQSISERMMREFERRNGDDLAQRSVHSILSLLDLLVGADLNSTEINFHTVRILAKETRYRIEFVRDCVVSLDVFDRLGIALRDVHRALGLWHDRDESVYALDAFIARSENATLLREPPYAQFRLTLLREGAAALNCFFGKWMDLKEQLPAFRLELSRFPDRQT, encoded by the coding sequence ATGGAGTTGCTCACGACCCCACGTACGACGATCGCGGTCTTCATCGGAGAACTGTCCGAGACTATCCGTCAGCTTGCACGCTCGGCCCGACGGGACGGTGCCGCCGATGATTTTCATCGATTGCGCGTCGCGATCAAGCGCCTGAGGGCCCTTGCGGCCCATGCCCGCGACACGGGAAACACAAATCAAACCGATCCGCCCCGGCGCCTGCTGAGACGTCTCTTCCGGGCCGCCGGACGGGTCCGCAACTGCCATGTCCGCAAACAGCGCATCATTCGGCATTGGGAGCTCTCCCCCGATTCTCTGAGTGAGTATTTCAATGATCTGACCGCACACGAGGCGGTGGCCCGACACCATTACGACCGCGTCGCGCGCGCACACGAGGCGCGCATGTTCCAGAGCATCTCCGAACGGATGATGCGCGAATTCGAGCGCCGAAACGGCGATGATTTGGCGCAGCGGTCGGTGCACAGCATCCTGTCGCTGCTCGACTTGTTGGTGGGGGCCGATTTGAACTCCACGGAGATCAACTTTCACACCGTGCGAATTCTGGCGAAGGAAACACGATACCGGATCGAGTTCGTGCGCGACTGCGTGGTTTCGCTGGATGTCTTCGATCGCCTCGGGATCGCACTGCGCGATGTGCATCGGGCGCTGGGATTGTGGCACGACCGGGATGAATCGGTGTACGCGTTGGACGCCTTCATCGCCAGGTCCGAAAACGCGACGCTGCTGAGGGAACCTCCCTATGCGCAGTTCCGCCTGACCCTCCTGCGAGAGGGCGCTGCGGCGCTCAATTGCTTCTTCGGGAAATGGATGGATCTGAAGGAACAGTTGCCCGCGTTTCGTTTGGAATTATCGCGTTTCCCGGACCGACAGACTTA